The proteins below come from a single Azospirillaceae bacterium genomic window:
- a CDS encoding ABC transporter permease: MLFQVSLTFLGLLAVTFFIGRVIPIDPVIAVVGDRAPPDVYEAARKALGLDRPLWEQFLMYVGNVLTGDFGTSILTNRPVIEDIGRFFPATLELATIATIIGVVLGVPAGIAAAVYRNRWPDQIVRVLGLVGYSVPVFWFGLMGLLLFYGILGWVAGPGRQGVFYEDLFEPITGVILIDAILMGEWDAFWDAVGHVILPASILGYYSLAYISRMTRSFMLEQMSQEYIVTARVKGMSEARVIWVHALKNISVQLITVIALSYASLLEGSVLTETVFAWPGIGRYLTNALLSADMNAVLGSTVVAGAIFVGINMLSDVLYRLLDPRAK; this comes from the coding sequence ATCCTCTTCCAGGTGTCCTTGACATTCCTGGGGCTGCTGGCCGTTACCTTCTTCATCGGCCGCGTGATTCCGATCGACCCGGTGATCGCGGTCGTGGGCGACCGCGCGCCGCCGGACGTCTACGAAGCCGCGCGCAAGGCGCTGGGTCTCGACCGGCCGCTGTGGGAACAGTTCCTGATGTATGTCGGGAACGTCCTCACCGGCGATTTCGGAACCTCGATCCTGACCAACCGGCCGGTGATCGAGGATATCGGCCGCTTCTTCCCGGCAACCCTTGAGCTGGCGACCATCGCCACGATCATCGGCGTGGTCCTGGGCGTGCCGGCCGGCATCGCCGCCGCCGTCTACCGCAACCGCTGGCCCGACCAGATCGTCCGCGTCCTCGGCCTTGTGGGCTACTCGGTCCCGGTGTTCTGGTTCGGCCTGATGGGCCTGCTGCTGTTCTACGGCATCCTGGGCTGGGTCGCGGGGCCGGGCCGGCAGGGCGTGTTCTACGAGGACCTCTTCGAGCCCATCACCGGCGTGATCCTCATCGACGCCATCCTGATGGGCGAGTGGGATGCGTTCTGGGATGCGGTCGGCCACGTCATCCTTCCGGCCTCGATCCTCGGGTACTATTCGCTGGCCTACATCAGCCGAATGACCCGCAGCTTCATGCTGGAGCAGATGTCCCAGGAATACATCGTGACGGCCCGGGTGAAGGGCATGTCCGAGGCCCGGGTCATCTGGGTGCACGCCCTGAAGAACATATCGGTCCAGCTCATCACCGTGATCGCGCTCAGCTACGCGAGCCTTCTGGAAGGTTCGGTCCTGACCGAGACCGTGTTCGCGTGGCCGGGCATCGGCCGCTATCTCACCAACGCGCTGCTCTCCGCCGACATGAATGCCGTCCTGGGTTCGACGGTGGTTGCGGGCGCCATCTTCGTCGGCATCAACATGCTTTCAGACGTGCTCTACCGCCTGCTGGATCCGAGGGCGAAATGA
- the nikC gene encoding nickel transporter permease has translation MTAISQKGGSPHGWRARLLSDTPRSRGEAKLSQIYRGWLQFQRNRLALLGLAIVLLLVLAAVFAPQIATHDPYAQNLERRLLTPGEFGHWLGTDEFGRDVFSRLVYGARITLYIVILVAATAAPLGLLVGTAAGYLGGWVDTVLMRITDVFLAFPRLILALAFVAALGPGIENAVIAISITSWPPYARIARAETLTVRNSDYIAAAWLQGAGKTRILFGHVMPMCVSSVIVRVTLDMAGIILTAAGLGFLGLGAQPPSAEWGAMISSGRRFLLDQWWVATIPGVAIFLVSLSFNLLGDGMRDVLDPRSQ, from the coding sequence ATGACGGCGATCAGTCAAAAAGGCGGCAGCCCGCACGGCTGGCGGGCCCGGCTGCTGTCCGACACCCCACGTTCGCGCGGCGAGGCCAAGCTCAGCCAGATCTACCGGGGCTGGCTGCAGTTCCAGCGCAACCGCTTGGCGCTGCTCGGCCTTGCCATCGTGCTGCTGCTGGTCCTGGCCGCGGTGTTCGCGCCCCAGATCGCGACCCACGACCCCTATGCCCAGAACCTGGAGCGCCGGTTGCTGACCCCCGGCGAATTCGGGCACTGGCTCGGCACCGACGAGTTCGGACGCGACGTGTTCTCGCGCCTGGTCTACGGCGCCCGGATCACGCTCTACATCGTCATCCTGGTGGCGGCCACGGCCGCCCCGCTCGGATTGCTGGTCGGCACGGCGGCCGGCTATCTCGGCGGCTGGGTCGACACGGTGCTGATGCGCATCACCGACGTGTTCCTGGCCTTCCCCCGGCTGATCCTGGCGCTCGCCTTCGTCGCGGCCCTGGGTCCGGGGATCGAGAACGCGGTCATCGCCATCTCCATCACCTCGTGGCCGCCCTATGCCCGCATCGCGCGGGCCGAGACGCTGACCGTCCGCAACAGCGATTACATTGCGGCGGCGTGGCTTCAAGGCGCCGGCAAGACGCGGATCCTGTTCGGCCACGTCATGCCCATGTGCGTGTCCAGCGTGATCGTCCGCGTCACCCTGGACATGGCCGGCATCATCCTGACCGCCGCCGGCCTCGGGTTCCTCGGTCTGGGCGCACAGCCGCCGTCCGCGGAATGGGGTGCCATGATTTCCAGCGGCCGACGGTTCCTCCTGGACCAGTGGTGGGTCGCCACCATCCCCGGTGTGGCGATCTTCCTCGTCAGCCTCAGCTTCAACCTTCTGGGAGACGGGATGCGAGACGTCCTGGACCCGCGCAGCCAATGA
- a CDS encoding ABC transporter ATP-binding protein produces the protein MTNASPLLRVEDLNISFDTPTGQVRAVRGVSFALGREKLGIVGESGSGKSITGRSLLKLLPPYAKVQAKRMEFDGIDLLNATGKQLRGIRGRRISLVLQDPKFSLNPVMTIGEQVSEAYRMHSRSGRAEAKRKAIEMLNAVRIRDPERVYNLYPHEVSGGMGQRIMIAMMLIPNPDLLIADEPTSALDVTVQMQVLAILDDLVTQRGMGLVFISHDLNLVASFCDRIIVMYAGRIVETCRASELHQAKHPYTRGLLESLPRIDDTRIELPTLQRDPAWLEA, from the coding sequence ATGACCAACGCCTCCCCCCTCCTCCGCGTCGAGGATCTGAACATCTCCTTCGACACCCCCACGGGACAGGTGCGCGCGGTCCGCGGCGTATCCTTCGCCCTCGGCCGGGAAAAGCTCGGCATCGTGGGGGAGTCCGGCTCCGGCAAGTCGATCACCGGCCGCTCCCTTCTGAAGCTCCTGCCGCCCTACGCGAAGGTGCAGGCGAAGCGGATGGAGTTCGACGGCATCGACCTGCTGAACGCCACCGGCAAACAGCTCCGCGGCATCCGCGGCCGACGCATCTCGCTGGTCCTGCAGGACCCGAAATTTTCGCTGAACCCGGTTATGACGATCGGCGAACAGGTGTCCGAAGCCTACCGGATGCACAGCAGGTCCGGCCGCGCGGAAGCCAAGCGCAAGGCCATCGAGATGCTGAACGCCGTCCGCATCCGCGACCCCGAACGCGTGTACAACCTGTACCCGCACGAGGTTTCGGGCGGCATGGGCCAGCGTATCATGATCGCCATGATGCTGATCCCGAACCCGGACCTCCTGATCGCCGACGAGCCCACCTCGGCCCTGGACGTCACGGTCCAGATGCAGGTGCTGGCCATCCTCGACGACCTGGTCACCCAGCGCGGCATGGGGCTGGTGTTCATCAGCCACGACCTGAACCTGGTCGCCAGCTTCTGCGACCGGATCATCGTCATGTATGCCGGCCGGATCGTGGAGACCTGCCGCGCGTCCGAACTCCACCAGGCGAAGCACCCCTACACGCGCGGCCTGCTGGAAAGCCTGCCGCGCATCGACGACACACGGATCGAGTTGCCGACCCTGCAGCGCGATCCGGCGTGGTTGGAGGCCTGA
- a CDS encoding ABC transporter ATP-binding protein codes for MAEPMIEARNLEVTFGHGPSAVRAVRGVSFHVADGESFGLVGESGSGKSTVLRALAGLNQQWSGTLTMAGAPVGQRRDKVFFRQVQMVFQDPYGSLHPRHTIDRTLSEPLRIHGVSNAEERIEQALRDVGLGPQFRFRYPHQLSGGQRQRVAIARALILEPRILLLDEPTSALDVSVQAEILNLLRRIREQRKLTYILVSHNLAVIAYMCDRLAVMNRGQVVEEMTVEELRRHAPKEAYTRQLLAASEGYDRASVDRMVTFD; via the coding sequence ATGGCGGAACCGATGATCGAGGCCCGCAACCTCGAGGTGACGTTCGGGCATGGCCCGTCCGCCGTCCGGGCGGTGCGCGGTGTTTCGTTCCACGTGGCCGATGGCGAGAGCTTCGGCCTGGTGGGCGAGTCGGGCTCGGGGAAATCGACCGTGCTGCGGGCCCTGGCGGGGCTCAACCAGCAATGGTCCGGCACCTTGACAATGGCGGGCGCGCCCGTCGGCCAGCGGCGGGACAAGGTTTTTTTCCGCCAAGTCCAGATGGTGTTCCAGGATCCCTATGGTTCGCTGCATCCGCGGCACACCATCGACCGAACCCTGTCCGAGCCGCTGCGTATCCATGGCGTCAGCAACGCCGAGGAGCGAATCGAACAAGCGTTGCGGGACGTCGGGCTCGGCCCGCAGTTCCGCTTCCGCTACCCCCACCAGCTGTCCGGCGGGCAGCGCCAACGCGTGGCCATTGCCCGTGCGCTGATCCTGGAACCGCGCATTCTGCTGCTGGACGAACCGACCTCCGCGCTGGACGTTTCGGTGCAGGCCGAAATCCTCAACCTGCTGCGGCGGATCCGGGAGCAGCGCAAGCTCACCTACATCCTGGTCAGCCACAACCTGGCCGTTATCGCCTACATGTGCGACCGGCTGGCGGTAATGAACCGGGGCCAGGTGGTGGAGGAAATGACGGTGGAGGAGTTGCGCCGGCACGCGCCGAAGGAGGCGTACACGCGCCAGCTTCTGGCCGCCAGCGAAGGCTACGACCGCGCCAGCGTCGATAGGATGGTGACCTTCGATTGA
- a CDS encoding GntR family transcriptional regulator — protein sequence MAKAADRAYWVIREYIATGELAQGTHLKEEALAEAIGVSRTPVREAIHRLATEGVVIFKPNQGAFVTTWTRQRLLDYFEMRQELEALSARQAASPEAQVDLDRLRGLDADMTRMLVNPADPDRSVLAKLNREFHEAIVAGCRNEVFSALTLQVTSPPLLRPAFNRFSRETLQRMFIHHAELIAAIAAQDPAWADAVMRAHVLAARRAFLDAPDLLVDAPPATSESAPKAARAGGNGVARKGGNGAARKGGVPGRA from the coding sequence TTGGCGAAGGCGGCCGACAGAGCGTACTGGGTCATTCGCGAATACATCGCGACCGGTGAGCTGGCTCAAGGAACGCACTTGAAGGAAGAGGCATTGGCCGAGGCCATCGGCGTGAGCCGAACCCCGGTGCGTGAGGCCATCCACCGGCTTGCGACCGAGGGGGTGGTGATCTTCAAGCCGAACCAGGGGGCGTTCGTCACCACCTGGACCCGGCAACGCCTGCTCGACTATTTCGAAATGCGCCAGGAGCTCGAAGCCCTGTCCGCGCGCCAAGCGGCATCGCCGGAGGCCCAGGTGGACCTGGATCGGCTGCGCGGGCTCGATGCGGACATGACCCGCATGCTGGTGAATCCCGCCGATCCGGACCGGTCCGTGCTCGCCAAACTCAACCGGGAGTTCCACGAAGCCATTGTCGCGGGCTGCCGGAACGAAGTGTTCAGCGCACTCACGTTGCAGGTCACCAGCCCGCCGCTGTTGCGGCCGGCGTTCAACCGTTTCAGCCGGGAAACCCTGCAGCGGATGTTCATCCACCATGCGGAGCTGATCGCGGCCATTGCCGCGCAGGATCCCGCATGGGCGGATGCCGTGATGCGTGCCCACGTCCTCGCGGCCCGCCGCGCATTTCTGGATGCGCCGGATCTCCTGGTCGATGCGCCCCCGGCCACGTCGGAAAGCGCACCGAAGGCCGCGAGAGCGGGCGGGAACGGCGTCGCCCGCAAGGGCGGGAACGGCGCCGCCCGCAAAGGCGGGGTGCCAGGGCGGGCCTGA
- a CDS encoding HlyD family type I secretion periplasmic adaptor subunit — protein sequence MTGTVVVTPNSRPAVLANPGTLPVPADAGSARPASPVPPTDIRGQILAGLAIVAIGMGGMGGWAALAEIHGAVIAQGQLVPETGRKSVKHSEGGIVGEVLVRDGDTVRAGQVLLRLDSVTASARLEALTSDWLTKTAMEARLAAELAEADRIEWPVQLTGQQLPSPVAKLVADQQGLFAARVAQRTAEQALLRERVGALEAEAGHLEQQRRLVDAELGFLRQELAVTRQLAERGNAPRIKVIDQQKDEVRLQARSQELGARSAQIRQMIAEARTEVGRKAEERRERILNDLNTVRADLARLAEERRDAENRLRTRDVIAPDDGVIVGLGSRVAGSVIGPGEAIADVVPASQPLIAEVKVEPRDIRDVAAGLPVHVSLSAFDTRTVGAVPGTVIQVSADLLTEPHTQRSSYQVRIHLDLEQAKLPPDIRLVPGMPVDAQILMSSRTPLDYLLSPILIAYRNAFVQY from the coding sequence ATGACCGGAACCGTCGTCGTAACGCCGAACAGCCGTCCCGCCGTCCTGGCCAACCCCGGAACCCTACCGGTCCCGGCAGACGCCGGGTCGGCCAGGCCCGCCTCTCCCGTCCCGCCGACGGACATCCGCGGACAGATCCTGGCCGGGCTTGCGATCGTTGCGATCGGCATGGGCGGCATGGGCGGTTGGGCCGCGCTGGCCGAGATACACGGCGCGGTGATCGCCCAGGGGCAACTCGTGCCCGAGACCGGCCGCAAGTCCGTCAAGCATTCCGAAGGCGGCATCGTCGGGGAGGTGCTCGTCCGGGACGGTGACACGGTCCGCGCCGGTCAGGTTCTGTTGCGTCTCGACTCGGTTACGGCCTCGGCTCGGCTCGAGGCGCTGACCTCGGATTGGTTGACGAAGACCGCCATGGAAGCGCGCTTGGCCGCCGAGCTGGCCGAGGCGGACCGGATCGAATGGCCGGTACAACTGACCGGCCAGCAGCTTCCCTCCCCGGTCGCCAAGTTGGTCGCCGACCAGCAGGGTCTGTTCGCGGCACGCGTGGCGCAGCGTACGGCCGAACAGGCCCTCCTGCGGGAGCGGGTCGGTGCGCTGGAGGCGGAAGCGGGGCACCTTGAGCAACAACGGCGCCTCGTCGATGCCGAACTCGGGTTCCTGCGCCAGGAGCTGGCCGTTACCCGCCAGCTTGCCGAGCGGGGCAACGCGCCACGGATCAAGGTGATCGACCAGCAGAAGGACGAGGTCCGGTTGCAGGCGCGCAGCCAGGAACTGGGGGCCCGGTCTGCCCAGATCCGCCAGATGATCGCCGAGGCCCGGACCGAGGTCGGCCGCAAGGCCGAGGAGCGGCGCGAGCGGATTTTGAACGATCTGAACACCGTCCGTGCCGATCTGGCCCGCTTGGCCGAGGAGCGCCGCGACGCCGAAAACCGGTTGCGCACCCGCGACGTGATCGCGCCGGACGATGGCGTGATCGTGGGGTTGGGGTCGCGCGTTGCCGGGTCGGTCATCGGGCCCGGCGAAGCCATCGCCGACGTGGTCCCCGCGAGCCAGCCCCTGATCGCCGAAGTGAAGGTCGAGCCCCGCGACATCCGGGACGTGGCGGCCGGCCTGCCGGTCCATGTCTCGCTCTCCGCCTTCGACACCCGTACCGTCGGGGCCGTGCCCGGGACGGTCATCCAGGTCTCGGCCGACCTGCTGACCGAACCCCACACCCAGCGCAGCAGCTATCAGGTCCGCATCCACCTCGACCTCGAGCAGGCGAAGCTTCCGCCCGATATCCGGCTGGTGCCCGGCATGCCGGTGGATGCCCAGATCCTGATGAGCAGCCGGACCCCCCTGGACTATCTGCTGAGCCCGATCCTGATCGCGTACCGCAACGCGTTCGTCCAATACTGA
- a CDS encoding ATP-binding cassette domain-containing protein — MSLRPTASAGLRRLGPTLTAAFLFGTGANLLMLVVPLYSLQVFGRAIPSHNLNTLALLTVVTVLALTIATLLEIVRGRLLTRAGNQLEVALRKPLAAEAAMTRDMGRMNDLTEVKGFLSRPTAAGVLDLPWAPIYAVVIYCIHPQLFGLMAVGALLLFALGLIGNSVGDAGAEARKYGTQSNRFAEVVAGQGGSVRALGMLGGALERWTSSALASSALAASAGDRSAAVAAATRWVRQLLQIGVTCLGAMLVIEQHLSFGGMIATSLLMAKALAPFELVFGGWGGCVKAVRAATRLRKPVQELIVARRMEVATTTGRVVVDNVFFIPPGAPQAALKGATFALDRGECLLVLGPNGAGKSTLARILAGAIRPQGGCARLDGVDTCAPDPERRHPIGYLPEQPLLLPGTIAETIGRFGASEAEITEAAAKVGLAPLVATLPLGYDTDANEALPALGGGGLRRLMLARAICGKPHLLILDEPLASLDVNGLEMLRQILRDAKVSGTTIVVFSHQSSLLELADKVMVLNGGAVAAYGPAEHVVAQAKRDPRPIEATARITR, encoded by the coding sequence ATGTCGCTCCGACCGACGGCCTCCGCCGGGCTCAGACGCCTCGGCCCTACCCTGACCGCAGCGTTCCTGTTTGGCACCGGCGCCAACCTGCTGATGCTGGTTGTCCCCCTGTACTCGTTGCAGGTCTTCGGACGCGCAATCCCCAGCCATAACCTGAACACCCTTGCACTGCTGACCGTGGTCACGGTGCTGGCGCTGACCATCGCAACCCTGCTGGAGATCGTGCGGGGCCGCCTTCTGACCCGTGCCGGGAACCAGTTGGAAGTCGCCCTGCGCAAGCCCCTGGCGGCCGAGGCGGCGATGACGCGCGACATGGGGCGCATGAACGACCTGACCGAGGTCAAGGGCTTCCTGTCCCGCCCGACCGCGGCCGGTGTTCTGGACCTGCCGTGGGCGCCCATCTACGCGGTGGTGATCTACTGCATCCATCCGCAGCTGTTCGGCCTGATGGCGGTCGGCGCGCTGCTTCTGTTCGCACTGGGCCTCATCGGCAATTCCGTCGGCGACGCCGGTGCCGAGGCCCGCAAGTACGGGACGCAATCCAACCGCTTCGCCGAGGTTGTGGCCGGGCAGGGTGGTTCCGTCCGGGCGCTTGGTATGCTCGGCGGCGCGCTGGAGCGCTGGACATCGTCCGCCCTGGCGTCCTCCGCCCTGGCGGCGTCCGCGGGTGACCGCAGCGCGGCCGTCGCCGCCGCGACCCGGTGGGTCCGGCAACTGCTGCAGATCGGCGTGACCTGCCTTGGCGCGATGCTGGTGATCGAGCAGCACCTGTCCTTCGGCGGGATGATCGCGACCTCGCTTCTGATGGCCAAGGCGCTCGCCCCCTTCGAACTGGTGTTCGGCGGCTGGGGCGGCTGCGTGAAGGCCGTACGTGCGGCGACCCGCCTGCGCAAGCCGGTGCAGGAGCTGATCGTGGCCCGCCGCATGGAGGTTGCGACCACCACCGGGCGTGTCGTGGTCGACAATGTCTTCTTCATCCCGCCGGGTGCCCCGCAGGCCGCCCTGAAGGGCGCCACCTTCGCGCTCGACCGTGGGGAATGCCTGTTGGTGCTGGGGCCGAACGGCGCCGGAAAGTCCACCCTGGCCCGCATCCTGGCCGGTGCCATTCGTCCGCAGGGCGGCTGCGCCCGGTTGGACGGCGTGGACACCTGCGCCCCCGATCCCGAGCGGCGCCATCCCATCGGCTACCTGCCCGAGCAGCCGCTGCTGCTGCCCGGCACGATCGCCGAGACCATCGGACGGTTCGGTGCCTCGGAGGCGGAAATCACCGAGGCGGCCGCCAAGGTGGGGCTCGCTCCGCTCGTCGCGACCCTGCCGCTGGGCTACGACACCGACGCGAACGAAGCCCTGCCCGCGCTGGGCGGCGGCGGCCTGCGCCGGCTGATGCTCGCCCGTGCGATCTGCGGGAAGCCGCACCTTCTGATCCTGGACGAGCCGTTGGCGAGCCTGGACGTCAACGGGTTGGAGATGCTGCGCCAGATCCTGCGCGATGCGAAGGTGTCGGGCACGACGATCGTCGTCTTCTCGCACCAGAGCTCGCTGCTCGAACTGGCCGACAAGGTCATGGTCCTCAACGGCGGTGCCGTTGCCGCGTACGGACCGGCCGAACACGTGGTGGCGCAGGCCAAGCGGGATCCGCGTCCGATCGAGGCGACCGCCCGCATCACGAGATGA
- a CDS encoding DMT family transporter, giving the protein MTAIDLPAPGAVLRGVGLYVGAVFVGACMDVLIKLASDAHPISQIVFFRSFFGLVPLLLWAVPRGGWRSLVPRRPVACLSRGLVQAAAALFFFLSFRELPLADAYAIGFTAPLMIALLSAPLLGERVGGRRWAAILVGFAGVLVMLKPGGEGTFSLGALAALAGAFFYALSAVLIRRLSREETTAAIAVSATVTMAGVSALSAPLGWTLPDLAGWTLLVGVGLLGGVLTILFTAAFRMAPASVLAPFEYTAMLWGVGFGMAVWGDMPTLGLAAGSAIVVGSGLALLRAEAKDAPK; this is encoded by the coding sequence ATGACCGCTATCGACCTTCCCGCCCCCGGCGCCGTGCTCCGGGGTGTCGGCCTCTATGTCGGCGCCGTGTTCGTGGGCGCCTGCATGGATGTGCTGATCAAGCTGGCGTCGGATGCCCATCCGATCAGCCAGATCGTCTTCTTTCGAAGCTTCTTCGGCCTTGTGCCGCTGCTGCTTTGGGCCGTCCCCCGGGGCGGCTGGCGGAGCCTGGTGCCCAGGCGGCCGGTGGCCTGCCTGTCGCGCGGGCTTGTGCAGGCCGCCGCCGCGCTGTTCTTCTTCCTGTCGTTCCGCGAACTGCCGCTGGCCGACGCCTACGCGATCGGCTTCACGGCACCGTTGATGATTGCGCTGCTGTCGGCCCCCCTGCTGGGCGAGCGCGTGGGGGGGCGGCGCTGGGCCGCCATCCTGGTCGGCTTCGCCGGCGTGCTGGTCATGTTGAAGCCGGGCGGGGAGGGGACGTTCAGCCTGGGGGCGCTCGCCGCGCTGGCGGGGGCGTTCTTCTACGCCCTGTCGGCCGTGCTGATCCGCCGGCTGTCGCGGGAGGAGACCACGGCCGCCATCGCCGTGTCGGCGACCGTGACGATGGCTGGGGTATCGGCCCTGTCCGCACCCCTGGGGTGGACGCTGCCGGATCTGGCGGGCTGGACCCTGCTCGTCGGGGTCGGGCTGCTGGGCGGCGTACTCACCATCCTGTTCACCGCGGCCTTCCGCATGGCCCCGGCGTCGGTGCTGGCCCCTTTCGAATACACGGCGATGCTCTGGGGTGTCGGGTTCGGGATGGCGGTCTGGGGCGACATGCCGACCCTGGGCCTGGCGGCCGGATCGGCGATCGTGGTCGGAAGCGGCCTCGCCTTGCTCCGGGCGGAGGCGAAGGACGCGCCGAAGTAG
- a CDS encoding 3-(methylthio)propionyl-CoA ligase has translation MRGLMMDMPLLISSILEHGALYHADSEIVSRTVEGPIHRYTLGDAARRVRKLANALDSLGVKLGDRVATLAWNGYRHFEAYYAVSGLGAVLHTINPRLFPAQIAYIVNHAEDQYILVDLTFVPLLEALADQLKTVKGYVILTDRAHMPATKLPNAICYEDLIEGQSDAIAWPEFDERTASSLCYTSGTTGNPKGVLYSHRSTVLHSITIVQPDVMNLSSRDCMLPVVPMFHVNAWGIAYAQPMVGCKLVLPGPKLDGASLHELMETEEVTVSAGVPTVWLGLLNHVAAIDGRFTHLKRTIIGGSAAPPAMIRTFQEKYGVDVLHAWGMTEMSPLGTLNTLKRNMLRLPDEEKFRVRCNQGRVIYGVQLRITDDQNKELPRDGKAFGHLQVRGPWIASEYFRDGKTGTFTEDGWFDTGDVATLDPNGYMQITDRAKDVIKSGGEWISSIDLENIAVAHPDVVEAAAIGVHHPKWDERPLLVIVRKPDSNLTREEMLAFFQGKVAKWWMPDDVVFVEELPHTATGKLSKLKIREQFKDYRLPDVA, from the coding sequence ATGCGCGGTCTGATGATGGACATGCCCCTGTTGATCTCCTCGATCCTGGAGCATGGAGCCCTTTACCACGCGGACAGCGAAATCGTTTCCCGGACCGTCGAAGGGCCGATCCACCGCTATACCCTGGGGGATGCCGCCCGGCGCGTCCGCAAATTGGCCAACGCCCTCGATTCCCTCGGCGTCAAACTCGGCGACAGGGTCGCCACGCTGGCCTGGAACGGGTACCGGCACTTCGAGGCGTACTACGCCGTGTCCGGGTTGGGCGCCGTGCTGCACACCATCAACCCGCGCCTGTTTCCGGCCCAGATCGCCTATATCGTCAATCACGCCGAGGACCAGTACATCCTCGTCGACCTCACCTTCGTCCCGCTGCTGGAAGCGCTCGCGGACCAGCTCAAGACGGTGAAGGGTTACGTCATCTTGACCGACCGGGCGCACATGCCCGCGACCAAGCTGCCCAATGCCATCTGCTACGAGGACCTGATCGAAGGGCAGAGCGACGCCATCGCATGGCCGGAGTTCGACGAGCGCACCGCCTCTTCGCTCTGCTACACCTCCGGCACGACCGGCAACCCGAAGGGCGTGCTGTACAGCCATCGCTCGACGGTTCTGCACTCCATCACCATCGTGCAACCGGACGTGATGAACCTGTCCTCGCGCGATTGCATGCTGCCGGTCGTGCCGATGTTCCACGTCAACGCCTGGGGCATCGCCTATGCCCAGCCGATGGTCGGCTGCAAGCTGGTGCTGCCGGGCCCCAAGCTGGACGGCGCCTCGCTCCACGAACTGATGGAAACGGAAGAGGTCACGGTCTCGGCCGGCGTCCCCACCGTCTGGCTCGGCCTGCTGAACCATGTGGCCGCCATCGACGGCCGGTTCACCCATCTGAAGCGCACCATCATCGGCGGCTCGGCCGCCCCGCCGGCCATGATCCGGACGTTCCAGGAAAAGTACGGGGTCGACGTGCTCCACGCCTGGGGCATGACCGAGATGAGCCCGTTGGGAACGCTGAACACGCTGAAGCGCAACATGCTCCGCTTGCCCGATGAGGAGAAGTTCCGGGTCCGCTGCAACCAGGGGCGCGTCATCTACGGTGTCCAGCTTCGGATCACCGACGACCAGAACAAGGAACTGCCGCGCGACGGCAAGGCCTTCGGCCATCTCCAGGTGCGGGGCCCCTGGATCGCCAGCGAATACTTCCGGGACGGAAAGACGGGGACCTTCACCGAAGACGGTTGGTTCGACACCGGGGACGTCGCGACGCTGGATCCGAACGGGTACATGCAGATCACCGACCGGGCCAAGGACGTGATCAAGTCGGGCGGCGAGTGGATCAGTTCCATCGACCTGGAAAACATCGCCGTCGCCCATCCCGACGTGGTCGAAGCCGCCGCCATCGGCGTCCATCACCCGAAATGGGACGAGCGCCCACTGCTGGTGATCGTCCGCAAGCCGGACAGCAACCTGACGCGCGAGGAGATGCTGGCCTTCTTCCAAGGCAAGGTCGCGAAGTGGTGGATGCCCGACGACGTCGTGTTCGTCGAAGAGCTGCCGCACACGGCGACCGGCAAACTGTCCAAGCTGAAGATCCGCGAGCAGTTCAAGGACTACCGCCTGCCCGACGTGGCCTGA
- a CDS encoding alpha/beta fold hydrolase, whose product MAQPPLTPPVRTVEVAGRTIRYAAEGRGAETVVFIHGYGGDRLSWMLVQPRIAETARTFAPDLPGHGGSTKDVGPGTLSFFADTVRGFLDAVAAGPVHVVGHSMGGAVALAFAEAAPQRVRSLTLVAPAAFGTPANKPFVEDFIALDRPEQVPPLMARILADTRMISSQVVDLVLAYKRTPGVPEALRTIADALFEPDGTARHDFRPLLAGLRCPVEVVWGDADGIVPVAAADGLPAQVGVSRIPGVGHAPHLERPAMVVQAVRRAIARAA is encoded by the coding sequence ATGGCGCAACCGCCGCTAACACCGCCCGTCCGCACCGTCGAGGTCGCCGGCCGGACCATCCGCTATGCCGCCGAGGGGCGGGGGGCCGAAACCGTCGTCTTCATCCACGGGTACGGCGGCGACCGGCTGAGCTGGATGCTGGTCCAACCCCGTATCGCCGAGACCGCCCGCACCTTCGCACCGGACCTGCCGGGCCATGGCGGTTCGACCAAGGATGTGGGGCCGGGAACCCTGTCCTTCTTCGCCGACACCGTCCGCGGTTTCCTGGACGCGGTGGCGGCCGGACCGGTGCATGTGGTCGGGCACTCCATGGGTGGTGCGGTTGCGCTGGCCTTTGCCGAAGCGGCGCCGCAGCGCGTCCGGTCGTTGACCCTGGTGGCGCCGGCCGCCTTCGGGACCCCGGCCAACAAGCCGTTCGTGGAGGACTTCATCGCCCTCGACCGGCCCGAGCAGGTTCCGCCGCTGATGGCGCGGATCCTGGCGGACACGCGGATGATCAGCTCGCAGGTGGTCGACCTCGTGCTTGCCTACAAGCGCACGCCCGGTGTGCCCGAGGCGCTGCGGACCATCGCGGATGCGTTGTTCGAACCCGACGGGACGGCCCGGCACGACTTCCGCCCCCTGTTGGCCGGATTGCGGTGCCCGGTCGAGGTGGTCTGGGGGGACGCCGACGGTATCGTGCCGGTGGCCGCGGCCGATGGCCTTCCCGCGCAAGTGGGCGTGAGCCGCATTCCAGGCGTCGGCCATGCCCCGCACCTGGAACGGCCGGCAATGGTCGTGCAGGCCGTCCGCCGGGCCATCGCCCGGGCGGCTTAG